A section of the Leptospira terpstrae serovar Hualin str. LT 11-33 = ATCC 700639 genome encodes:
- the rpoC gene encoding DNA-directed RNA polymerase subunit beta', producing MRNYNSFESITIRLASPERIKEWSFGEVKKPETINYRTLKPERDGLFCEKIFGTTKDWECYCGKFKSIRYKGVVCDKCGVEVTHSKVRRERMGHIELAAPVSHIWYYRSVPSRMGLLLDMTINQLKSVLYFEKYVIIDPADSGRNRGELIDEDEYHNYLDEYGDKFIAGIGGDAIKELLARIDVDAEARVIRQKIQDKNKISDKRIFKRLEVLEAFRDSGNRPEWMVLDVVPVIPPELRPMVQLEGGRFATSDLNDLYRRVINRNNRLKRLLALKAPEIIVRNEKRMLQEAVDALFDNSRRKRTVKGKGNRPLKSISDMLKGKQGRFRQNLLGKRVDYSGRSVIVVGPELKYHQMGLPKKMALELFKPFIMKRLVDLELAPNIKSAKKKIEAEDKEVFDVLETVVKEHPVLLNRAPTLHRLGIQAFLPVLVEGKAIKLHPLVCHAFNADFDGDQMAIHVPLAPKAQLETWMLMLSPHNILNPANGQPICGPTQDIVLGIYYLTSEVKDGKGEGKFFTGLEEVMYAIETKTVEIRSKISVLHEGKIIETTPGRLIFNQVMPKGYVYINRTLGDKETNKIIADVYEKFGPGITVVMLDEIKRLGYRYATVFAPTISIDDIRVSPQKEGLVNDANKEVEKADMEYRKGIITNEERRKKVIEIWTKTNDKITDGMFKELEKDQGGFNPVFVMAASGARGSKQQIRQLAGMRGLMAKPSGEIIELAIRSNFREGLGVLEFFISTHGARKGLADTALKTADAGYLTRRLVDISQDVIVSEDDCGTKANITLGIVKEGENVIVSLGDRVFGRYTAEDLVDPVSEKVVFPKDTLITRAIGQQIENLGYDKIKVRSPLTCRSRHGICTKCYGMDMARLVPAEIGEAVGTIAAQSIGQPGTQLTMRTFHVGGAASATIQEKEHKVPYRSLVKSINGRLVTNANGAKVFARRGTIIVNRLIQEFNTDTLSSVRIVDGQRLEKGEVFATQVGESTEQRITSDQAGTVSLVGTTLRILGDDFVLPVKIGTILRTEEGQIVEENKALAEFDPYNEVAVSETAGTIVWEDLEIGKNVRRDVDPKTSNIILKVVEQKKDRLVPKVVVGSDGYSVPVDALLQFQNGDKVREGDVIFKIPSVAEKTRDITGGLPRVDELFEARRPKDACTLAEIDGKIEDKGEIVKEKRILYIIPETAELEKVKVAIPIGKQIRVRQGDFVKRGDQLDEGNFDPHDILTIKGPNALHEYLVSEVQEVYRLQGVHINDKHIEVVVRQMLRKVIITDSGDTSFVNQQQVDKFLFDEENDRVEKEGGSPAQGTPVLLGLTKASLNTESYFSAASFQETTKVLTDAAIKGKTDNLVGLKENVIIGHMIPAGTGMKKYRDIEVFKEMPGDLDWDLETEEEEEEVSELSEAAPVSAATLTRLVAEEDEDEDELEEEAEEAEEDDED from the coding sequence ATGAGAAATTACAATAGTTTTGAATCGATTACGATCCGTTTGGCATCACCCGAACGGATCAAAGAGTGGTCGTTTGGGGAAGTCAAAAAACCTGAGACGATCAACTACCGTACCCTAAAGCCGGAACGAGATGGTCTTTTCTGCGAAAAAATCTTCGGAACCACTAAGGATTGGGAATGTTACTGTGGTAAATTCAAATCCATCCGTTACAAAGGGGTGGTTTGCGACAAATGCGGGGTGGAAGTAACTCACTCCAAAGTTCGTCGTGAGAGAATGGGACACATTGAACTTGCGGCCCCTGTATCGCATATTTGGTATTATCGTTCGGTTCCTTCTCGAATGGGACTCCTACTTGATATGACGATCAACCAACTCAAAAGTGTTCTTTACTTTGAGAAGTATGTAATCATTGATCCTGCTGATTCTGGAAGGAATCGTGGGGAGCTGATTGATGAAGATGAATACCATAATTATTTAGATGAATACGGTGATAAATTTATCGCAGGAATCGGTGGGGACGCCATCAAAGAACTTCTCGCACGCATTGATGTGGATGCAGAAGCTCGGGTGATCCGCCAAAAAATCCAAGATAAAAACAAAATCTCCGACAAACGTATTTTCAAACGCCTAGAAGTATTGGAAGCGTTCCGGGATTCCGGAAATCGTCCAGAATGGATGGTGCTTGATGTAGTTCCTGTGATCCCACCAGAACTTCGTCCGATGGTGCAATTAGAAGGAGGACGTTTTGCGACTTCCGACCTAAACGATTTGTATCGTCGAGTGATCAATCGTAACAACCGACTGAAACGCCTTCTAGCATTAAAAGCTCCCGAGATTATCGTACGGAACGAAAAACGTATGTTACAAGAAGCTGTGGATGCACTTTTCGATAACAGCCGTCGCAAACGAACTGTGAAAGGAAAAGGAAACCGACCACTCAAATCAATTTCCGATATGCTCAAAGGAAAACAAGGTCGGTTCCGTCAAAATCTACTTGGAAAACGGGTGGATTACTCGGGTCGTTCCGTAATCGTTGTTGGTCCTGAACTTAAATACCACCAAATGGGTCTTCCTAAAAAAATGGCTTTGGAACTATTCAAACCATTCATTATGAAACGCCTTGTGGATTTGGAACTTGCACCAAACATCAAATCTGCGAAGAAAAAAATCGAAGCAGAAGACAAAGAAGTTTTTGATGTATTGGAAACTGTAGTCAAAGAACACCCAGTACTTCTCAACCGTGCGCCGACTCTTCATAGACTAGGAATCCAAGCATTTTTACCAGTCCTTGTAGAAGGAAAAGCAATCAAACTCCATCCTCTCGTATGTCACGCGTTTAACGCCGACTTTGACGGGGACCAAATGGCCATCCACGTTCCGCTTGCTCCTAAAGCACAGCTCGAAACTTGGATGCTTATGTTATCACCACATAACATTTTGAATCCTGCCAATGGACAACCGATCTGCGGACCAACACAAGACATCGTTCTTGGAATTTACTACCTTACTTCCGAAGTGAAAGACGGAAAAGGGGAAGGGAAATTCTTTACAGGTCTTGAAGAGGTAATGTATGCGATTGAAACAAAAACTGTGGAAATTCGCTCCAAAATCTCTGTTCTCCATGAAGGAAAAATCATCGAAACCACTCCTGGAAGACTTATATTTAACCAGGTAATGCCAAAAGGGTATGTTTATATCAACAGAACCCTCGGTGATAAAGAAACGAACAAAATCATTGCAGACGTATACGAGAAGTTTGGACCAGGGATCACTGTTGTGATGCTTGATGAAATCAAACGTCTTGGATACCGATACGCAACAGTCTTTGCTCCTACAATTTCCATTGATGACATCCGAGTTTCTCCACAAAAAGAGGGACTTGTCAACGATGCCAACAAAGAAGTAGAAAAAGCGGATATGGAGTATCGTAAAGGTATCATCACAAACGAAGAACGTCGTAAAAAAGTAATCGAGATTTGGACCAAAACCAATGACAAGATTACTGATGGGATGTTTAAGGAATTGGAAAAAGACCAAGGTGGGTTTAACCCAGTATTCGTGATGGCAGCATCTGGTGCTCGTGGTTCCAAACAACAAATTCGTCAGCTCGCAGGGATGCGGGGTCTTATGGCGAAACCGTCTGGGGAAATCATCGAACTTGCGATTCGTTCCAACTTCCGTGAAGGTCTCGGAGTATTAGAATTTTTTATCTCCACTCACGGTGCGAGAAAGGGTCTCGCGGATACAGCGTTAAAAACTGCCGATGCGGGTTACCTCACTCGTCGCCTTGTAGATATTTCTCAAGACGTTATCGTTTCTGAAGATGATTGTGGAACTAAAGCAAACATTACTCTCGGAATTGTAAAAGAAGGGGAAAATGTAATTGTTTCCTTGGGAGACCGCGTCTTCGGCCGTTATACGGCAGAAGACTTAGTGGATCCAGTTTCCGAAAAAGTGGTTTTCCCGAAAGACACACTCATTACAAGAGCGATTGGCCAACAAATAGAAAACCTTGGTTACGATAAAATCAAAGTAAGATCACCACTCACTTGTAGATCACGTCACGGAATTTGTACTAAGTGTTACGGTATGGACATGGCACGACTCGTTCCTGCCGAAATTGGGGAAGCAGTGGGGACCATTGCAGCACAATCCATTGGCCAACCGGGAACTCAGCTTACCATGAGAACATTCCACGTGGGTGGTGCAGCTTCTGCTACCATTCAGGAAAAAGAACATAAAGTTCCTTATCGTTCTCTCGTGAAGTCAATTAACGGACGTTTGGTGACTAATGCGAATGGAGCAAAGGTTTTTGCTCGTCGCGGAACCATCATTGTGAACCGACTTATCCAAGAGTTCAATACAGATACACTTTCCAGTGTTCGTATTGTGGATGGACAACGTTTGGAAAAAGGGGAAGTATTCGCAACGCAAGTGGGTGAATCCACAGAACAACGAATCACTTCTGACCAAGCGGGAACCGTTTCACTTGTGGGAACTACACTTCGTATTCTCGGGGATGACTTTGTCCTTCCTGTGAAAATTGGAACCATCCTTCGCACTGAAGAAGGCCAAATCGTAGAAGAAAACAAGGCACTTGCTGAGTTTGACCCATACAACGAAGTTGCAGTTTCTGAAACTGCAGGAACTATTGTCTGGGAAGATTTGGAGATTGGTAAAAACGTTCGTCGTGATGTGGACCCAAAAACATCGAATATCATTTTAAAAGTTGTAGAACAGAAAAAAGACCGTTTGGTTCCGAAAGTAGTCGTGGGATCTGATGGATACTCTGTTCCGGTTGATGCACTCCTCCAATTCCAAAATGGAGATAAAGTGCGAGAAGGGGATGTGATCTTCAAGATTCCATCTGTTGCAGAAAAAACACGAGATATCACCGGTGGTCTTCCACGGGTAGATGAACTTTTCGAAGCTCGTCGTCCAAAAGACGCCTGCACACTTGCGGAAATTGACGGAAAGATCGAAGACAAAGGGGAAATCGTAAAAGAAAAACGAATTCTCTATATCATTCCAGAAACCGCAGAACTCGAAAAAGTAAAAGTAGCGATTCCGATTGGAAAACAAATTCGTGTCCGCCAAGGGGACTTTGTGAAACGAGGAGACCAATTGGATGAAGGAAACTTTGATCCACATGATATCTTAACGATCAAAGGACCAAATGCACTTCACGAATACTTAGTATCCGAAGTTCAGGAAGTTTACCGTCTGCAAGGGGTTCATATCAACGATAAACACATCGAAGTTGTGGTTCGCCAAATGCTTCGTAAGGTGATCATCACTGATAGTGGAGACACTTCTTTTGTAAACCAACAGCAAGTGGATAAATTCCTTTTTGATGAGGAAAATGACAGAGTGGAAAAAGAAGGGGGATCTCCTGCACAAGGAACTCCAGTCCTTCTTGGACTTACCAAAGCATCCCTCAATACTGAGTCATATTTCTCTGCAGCATCTTTCCAAGAAACCACAAAGGTTCTAACCGATGCGGCGATTAAAGGAAAAACAGACAACTTAGTCGGTCTTAAGGAAAACGTAATCATCGGTCACATGATTCCTGCGGGAACAGGTATGAAAAAATACCGTGACATCGAAGTTTTTAAGGAAATGCCTGGAGACTTAGATTGGGACTTGGAAACGGAAGAAGAGGAAGAAGAAGTTTCGGAACTTTCTGAAGCAGCGCCTGTTTCTGCCGCTACCTTGACTAGACTCGTTGCCGAAGAGGACGAGGACGAAGATGAGTTGGAAGAAGAAGCTGAGGAAGCCGAAGAAGACGACGAGGATTAA
- the rpsL gene encoding 30S ribosomal protein S12: protein MPTINQLIRIGREDQKKRTKSPALKACPQRRGVCTRVMTFTPKKPNSALRKVARVRLTTGIEVTAYIPGEGHNLQEHNVVLIRGGRVKDLPGVRYHIIRGTLDTLGVDKRRKGRSKYGAKRPKA, encoded by the coding sequence ATGCCTACAATTAACCAGCTCATCCGAATCGGAAGAGAAGACCAAAAGAAAAGAACTAAATCTCCTGCCCTAAAGGCATGCCCACAAAGACGTGGGGTTTGCACACGGGTAATGACTTTTACTCCTAAAAAACCGAACTCAGCTCTTCGTAAAGTAGCAAGGGTTCGCCTTACCACAGGAATTGAAGTCACTGCTTACATTCCAGGGGAAGGACACAACCTCCAAGAACACAACGTGGTTCTCATCCGTGGGGGAAGGGTAAAAGATTTACCAGGGGTTCGTTATCATATCATTCGTGGAACACTGGATACACTCGGTGTAGACAAACGTCGTAAGGGACGTTCTAAATACGGCGCTAAGCGTCCTAAAGCGTAA
- the rpsG gene encoding 30S ribosomal protein S7, translating to MSRRRGKVEPRHIEGDPKYNDKVISKFINCLMVDGKKSVAEAVFYDALEVIAKKTGQDPFTVFQEALENAKPQVEVKSRRVGGVTYQVPIEVRPERRLALGIRWLIRYSRDRNEKSMKNKLAAEFMEAQKGTGSAIKKKEDIRKMADANKAFSHYRW from the coding sequence ATGTCAAGAAGAAGAGGAAAAGTTGAACCACGCCACATTGAAGGCGATCCTAAATATAATGACAAAGTGATTTCTAAGTTTATCAACTGCCTAATGGTAGATGGTAAAAAGAGTGTCGCAGAAGCAGTGTTCTACGATGCTTTAGAAGTGATTGCTAAAAAAACTGGCCAAGACCCGTTTACAGTTTTCCAAGAAGCTTTGGAAAATGCAAAACCACAAGTGGAAGTAAAATCCCGCCGTGTAGGTGGTGTAACTTACCAAGTACCTATTGAAGTTCGTCCAGAAAGACGACTTGCCCTAGGAATTCGTTGGCTTATCCGTTATAGCCGTGATAGAAACGAAAAATCAATGAAGAATAAATTGGCTGCAGAGTTTATGGAAGCTCAAAAAGGAACTGGATCTGCAATCAAGAAGAAAGAAGATATCAGAAAGATGGCAGACGCCAACAAAGCTTTCTCGCATTACCGCTGGTAA
- a CDS encoding elongation factor G-like protein has product MKFRTVGIFAHIDSGKTTLTERILFEAGKISAVGSIEDGNTESDSLQEEIERGISIRTTFHSIPWKTTFGEYQIQIVDTPGHIDFRNQVTDLLPAMETAIVVLEAGSVVQSQARLVMEELLLAKVPMVFFINKLDRFGEEYLDTLVSLEEILGEAPVTLFQRDPEGKMEYYLKAPTRFPKAVKEELISWNDDLMISSWNDTSGQTDFTMIGLHTGPKEGKLYPVYGGSAKTGEGVRELLDLVLWTEPKEPLLEEGIPVLVLSRRTNEEFGRYSVVYPTSEITTKALDGFAKKTILPVFYEEGGFSFVDPETLDPISTLQPGKLVLLKENSGLISHPGKRLQFRTNGEGPKDTNPSDRIPSPFSVVIEPEHSDEKEFWLCRLEELTWEDPGYQLQNKEDTGQLVLFGRGELHLEIGIRRIRERTEKKLNFSSINIAKIELLKKMSHKVALEHRAFEDQKSSGALIAVLEDTADFSKQIAFEVSLPEEVKNSIETSFLEACLHGFYGEEVAGLRFRILSYEMPKGDLQTTLTLLKVAILAGVKELFPSNTYLVGPLTEVDVMVDADHLGVVLSDLSRRNAKVESIWEAVAGKSHLKANAPAQNLLGFSGALRNMTKGIGISWERTAFTSEFYAVLKE; this is encoded by the coding sequence ATGAAATTTCGAACCGTTGGAATATTTGCTCATATAGATTCCGGGAAAACAACCCTCACCGAACGAATTTTGTTCGAGGCAGGGAAGATTTCTGCAGTGGGATCCATAGAAGACGGAAATACGGAATCCGATAGTTTACAAGAGGAGATCGAAAGAGGAATCTCGATTCGCACTACCTTCCATTCCATCCCTTGGAAAACAACTTTCGGCGAATATCAAATCCAAATTGTAGACACTCCTGGCCATATCGATTTTCGGAACCAAGTGACAGACCTTTTGCCTGCGATGGAAACTGCCATTGTTGTTTTAGAAGCAGGCTCTGTAGTCCAGTCCCAAGCTCGACTTGTGATGGAAGAGCTCCTTTTGGCAAAGGTTCCTATGGTTTTCTTTATCAACAAACTGGACCGGTTTGGGGAAGAGTATTTGGATACACTAGTGTCGCTAGAGGAAATTCTTGGCGAGGCACCTGTCACTCTCTTTCAAAGGGATCCGGAAGGGAAAATGGAATACTACCTAAAAGCTCCTACCCGATTTCCCAAAGCGGTAAAAGAGGAATTGATCTCCTGGAATGATGATCTCATGATTTCTTCCTGGAATGACACTTCAGGCCAAACTGACTTTACTATGATCGGCCTTCATACAGGACCCAAGGAAGGTAAACTTTATCCTGTCTACGGAGGTTCTGCCAAAACAGGGGAAGGGGTCAGGGAACTTTTGGATTTAGTTCTTTGGACAGAACCAAAGGAACCTTTGTTAGAAGAGGGCATCCCCGTCTTAGTTCTCTCTAGGCGGACAAACGAAGAGTTTGGTAGATATTCTGTAGTCTATCCAACTTCCGAAATCACAACGAAAGCTCTAGATGGATTTGCTAAAAAAACTATCCTACCTGTGTTTTATGAGGAAGGTGGATTTTCCTTTGTTGATCCAGAAACCTTGGATCCCATTTCGACATTGCAGCCCGGAAAACTTGTTCTACTGAAAGAAAATTCGGGTCTTATTTCCCATCCGGGAAAACGCCTACAATTCCGAACCAATGGGGAAGGTCCCAAAGACACGAATCCCTCGGATCGAATCCCCAGCCCATTTTCCGTTGTCATCGAACCAGAACATTCGGATGAAAAAGAGTTTTGGTTATGTCGCTTAGAAGAGTTAACTTGGGAAGATCCAGGTTACCAGCTGCAAAATAAAGAAGATACCGGACAATTGGTACTCTTTGGGCGCGGGGAACTGCATTTGGAGATTGGAATCCGCAGAATTCGGGAAAGAACGGAAAAAAAACTCAATTTCAGTTCGATAAACATTGCCAAAATAGAGCTTCTAAAAAAAATGTCTCATAAGGTTGCCCTAGAGCATCGTGCCTTTGAAGACCAAAAGTCAAGCGGCGCGCTCATCGCAGTCCTGGAAGATACTGCCGACTTTTCGAAGCAAATTGCCTTCGAGGTAAGTCTTCCGGAAGAAGTAAAAAATTCGATAGAAACATCCTTTCTGGAAGCCTGCTTACACGGGTTTTACGGTGAGGAAGTTGCCGGTCTCAGGTTTCGCATTCTCTCTTATGAGATGCCAAAGGGGGATTTGCAAACCACTTTAACGTTACTGAAAGTTGCGATACTTGCGGGCGTAAAGGAATTGTTTCCATCAAACACATACTTGGTCGGACCCCTCACGGAAGTGGATGTGATGGTGGACGCGGACCACTTAGGTGTAGTTCTTTCTGATCTAAGTCGCAGAAATGCCAAGGTGGAATCCATCTGGGAAGCTGTGGCAGGGAAGAGTCACTTAAAAGCCAATGCACCGGCCCAAAACCTGCTTGGCTTTTCAGGGGCTCTTAGAAACATGACCAAAGGGATTGGCATTTCTTGGGAAAGGACTGCTTTTACCTCTGAATTTTATGCAGTTTTAAAGGAGTAA
- the tuf gene encoding elongation factor Tu, which translates to MAKEKFDRSKPHLNIGTIGHVDHGKTTLTAAITTTLAKLVGGKNKAIAYDQIDNAPEEKARGITIATSHQEYETPNRHYAHVDCPGHADYVKNMITGAAQMDAAILVVSATDGAMPQTKEHILLARQVGVPYIVVYLNKADMLAADERDDMVEMVKEEIKDLLNKYNFPGDKTPFISGSALKALEGEDSDLGMKSILKLMEAVDTYVPNPTRIVDKPFLMPVEDVFSITGRGTVATGRVEQGVLKINDEIEIVGIRDTSKSVVTGIEMFRKLLDQAEAGDNIGALLRGTKKEDIERGQVLAKPGTITPHRKFKAEVYVLTKDEGGRHTPFFNNYRPQFYFRTTDITGVCNLPGGMEMVMPGDNVTMSIELIHPIAMDQGLKFAIREGGRTIGSGVVAEIVE; encoded by the coding sequence ATGGCTAAAGAAAAATTTGACCGTTCAAAACCACACTTAAACATCGGAACAATTGGTCACGTTGACCACGGTAAAACAACCCTAACAGCAGCGATCACAACAACGCTTGCGAAGTTAGTGGGTGGAAAAAACAAAGCGATTGCTTACGACCAAATCGACAACGCGCCCGAAGAAAAGGCTCGTGGGATTACTATTGCAACGTCTCACCAGGAATATGAAACTCCTAACCGTCACTACGCACACGTAGATTGCCCGGGACACGCGGACTATGTAAAAAACATGATTACTGGTGCTGCTCAGATGGACGCTGCGATTCTCGTAGTATCTGCAACTGACGGTGCTATGCCACAAACTAAAGAACACATCCTTCTTGCTCGTCAAGTAGGGGTTCCTTACATCGTGGTTTACCTAAACAAAGCGGACATGCTTGCTGCAGATGAAAGAGACGATATGGTGGAGATGGTTAAAGAGGAAATCAAAGACCTTCTTAACAAATACAACTTCCCTGGTGATAAAACACCTTTCATCTCTGGTTCTGCATTAAAAGCACTGGAAGGTGAAGATTCTGATCTTGGTATGAAATCCATTTTGAAACTAATGGAAGCAGTTGATACTTACGTTCCAAACCCTACACGTATTGTTGATAAACCTTTCCTTATGCCAGTTGAGGACGTATTCTCAATCACTGGTCGTGGAACTGTTGCAACTGGTCGTGTGGAGCAAGGTGTTCTTAAGATCAACGACGAGATCGAAATCGTTGGTATTCGTGATACTTCAAAATCAGTGGTTACTGGTATTGAAATGTTCCGTAAACTACTCGATCAAGCAGAAGCTGGTGACAACATTGGTGCACTCCTTCGCGGAACGAAAAAAGAAGACATCGAAAGAGGTCAAGTTCTTGCGAAACCGGGTACTATCACACCACACAGAAAATTTAAAGCGGAAGTTTACGTTCTTACAAAAGACGAAGGTGGACGTCATACTCCATTCTTTAACAACTACCGTCCTCAATTCTACTTCAGAACTACTGACATTACTGGTGTTTGTAACCTTCCTGGTGGAATGGAGATGGTTATGCCGGGAGATAACGTTACGATGTCTATCGAACTTATCCACCCAATCGCTATGGACCAAGGTTTGAAGTTCGCTATCCGTGAGGGTGGAAGAACGATTGGTTCTGGTGTTGTTGCGGAGATCGTTGAGTAA
- the rpsJ gene encoding 30S ribosomal protein S10, whose amino-acid sequence MAGQRIRVKLKAFDHRLIDQSTFEIVATAKRTGATVSGPIPLPTKKEIYTVLRSPHVNKKAREQFEMRTHKRLIDILNTNEDTVEALMKLQLPAGVSVDIKS is encoded by the coding sequence ATGGCTGGACAAAGAATTCGCGTTAAGTTAAAAGCTTTCGATCATCGGTTGATTGACCAATCAACCTTTGAAATCGTTGCGACTGCGAAGAGGACCGGAGCTACTGTCTCCGGTCCAATCCCGCTTCCAACGAAAAAAGAAATCTACACGGTATTACGTTCTCCGCACGTGAATAAAAAAGCTAGAGAACAATTTGAAATGAGAACTCACAAGAGACTCATCGATATTTTAAATACGAATGAAGATACGGTAGAAGCCCTGATGAAGCTTCAACTCCCTGCTGGAGTTTCCGTAGATATTAAATCCTAA
- the rplC gene encoding 50S ribosomal protein L3: protein MAKGLIGEKLGMAHIFNNEGKMVTVTVLRVGPCFVSQVKTSANDGYEAVQLAFGDAKEKHMTKAEVGHIKKANIAAPKKTLIEFKGFEDVAVGAEVKLADVFALNDTVKVTGTSKGKGTQGVVKRHGFAGGPAGHGSRFQRHPGSIGSNTTPGRVFKGLKMGGRMGSEQSTVRNLKVVKIDADANLVFVSGPVPGRERGIVTIEKIG, encoded by the coding sequence ATGGCTAAAGGTTTAATCGGCGAAAAATTGGGCATGGCCCACATATTCAATAACGAAGGTAAAATGGTTACTGTAACTGTTTTACGCGTGGGTCCTTGTTTTGTGTCCCAGGTAAAAACATCTGCTAATGACGGTTATGAAGCCGTTCAACTAGCATTTGGTGATGCCAAGGAAAAACACATGACGAAGGCCGAAGTTGGACACATAAAAAAAGCAAATATTGCAGCTCCGAAAAAAACTCTGATTGAATTCAAAGGTTTTGAAGATGTAGCAGTTGGCGCAGAAGTAAAACTGGCTGATGTATTTGCTTTGAACGACACGGTGAAGGTAACCGGAACTTCTAAGGGAAAGGGAACTCAAGGTGTTGTAAAACGCCATGGATTTGCTGGTGGTCCTGCTGGACACGGTTCCAGATTCCAAAGACACCCAGGTTCCATTGGTTCCAACACAACTCCTGGACGAGTGTTCAAGGGTTTGAAAATGGGCGGAAGAATGGGTTCTGAACAGAGCACTGTTCGAAACCTGAAAGTAGTTAAAATTGATGCAGACGCCAACTTGGTATTTGTATCCGGTCCGGTTCCAGGAAGAGAACGCGGAATCGTTACGATAGAAAAAATCGGATAA
- the rplD gene encoding 50S ribosomal protein L4 yields the protein MKARKYNKEGVFVSEVELPAELFATGISLGAIYDAVKAENANNRQGTHSTKDRSEVRGGGIKPWAQKGTGRARQGSIRAPHFVGGGIIHGPKPRDYSSNLSRSVKKKAVLSILNKKAEENRIAIIEDVEPSSYSTKSIYNILKNMEIAEKGNVGFVVAGENQFLKKSTRNIENLKYVNSKRVVCRDILYNNNLVISESALKELQAQYSKKG from the coding sequence ATGAAAGCGCGTAAATACAATAAAGAAGGCGTATTCGTAAGCGAAGTGGAACTTCCGGCAGAATTATTTGCTACCGGCATTTCGCTTGGAGCCATCTATGATGCGGTAAAAGCTGAAAATGCGAACAATCGACAAGGAACACATTCTACTAAGGATCGTTCTGAAGTTCGCGGTGGGGGAATCAAACCTTGGGCTCAAAAAGGAACTGGTCGTGCAAGACAAGGATCCATTAGAGCTCCTCATTTCGTTGGTGGTGGTATCATTCATGGACCAAAACCAAGAGATTATTCCTCTAACTTGTCACGCAGCGTAAAGAAAAAGGCTGTTCTCTCCATCCTTAACAAAAAGGCAGAAGAAAACAGAATCGCGATCATAGAAGACGTAGAACCTTCTTCTTACTCTACAAAATCCATCTACAACATTTTGAAGAACATGGAAATTGCAGAGAAGGGTAACGTGGGTTTTGTGGTAGCTGGTGAAAACCAATTCCTCAAAAAATCCACTCGCAATATAGAGAACCTCAAATATGTGAACAGCAAACGAGTCGTTTGCCGAGACATCCTCTATAATAACAATTTAGTAATCTCTGAAAGCGCTTTAAAAGAGCTTCAGGCACAGTATTCTAAGAAAGGATAA
- a CDS encoding 50S ribosomal protein L23, which yields MNLENVILSPVVTEKSQDLQTIGERMGKRTVKYTFKVHPDANKTLIKQALKQMYNVVPTAVNVAVYRGKMKRFRNMPSPRPHYKKAVVTFADGANLDFAKV from the coding sequence GTGAACCTAGAGAATGTAATCTTATCACCGGTTGTTACAGAAAAGTCGCAAGACCTTCAAACAATTGGAGAACGTATGGGAAAAAGAACTGTCAAGTATACGTTCAAAGTCCACCCGGATGCGAACAAAACTTTGATCAAACAGGCTCTGAAACAAATGTATAACGTTGTTCCAACTGCTGTAAACGTTGCCGTTTACCGTGGGAAAATGAAACGTTTTAGAAACATGCCGTCCCCAAGACCTCACTACAAAAAAGCCGTAGTGACGTTTGCTGACGGAGCAAATTTGGATTTTGCTAAGGTTTAA